Genomic segment of Neoarius graeffei isolate fNeoGra1 chromosome 7, fNeoGra1.pri, whole genome shotgun sequence:
catgccacacgcactaatgcaaccccataccatcagagatgcaggcttctgaactcagcgctgataacaacttgagttgtccttctcttctttagtccgaatgacacagcgtccctgatttccataaagaacttcaaattttgattcgtctgaccacagaacagttttccactttgccacagtccattttaaatgagccttggcccagagaagacgtctgcgcttctgaatcgtgtttagatacggcttcttttttgaactatagagttttagctggcaacggcggatggcacggtgaattgtgttcacagataatgttctctggaaatattcctgagcctattttgtgatttccaatacagaagcatgcctgtatgtgatgcagtgccgtctaagggcccgaagatcacaggcacccagtatggttttccggccttgacccttacgcacagattctttcagattctctgaatcttttgatgatattatgcactgtagatgatgatatgttcaaactctttgcaattttacactgtcgaactcctttctgatattgctccactatttgtcggcgcagaattagggggattggtgatcctcttcccatctttacttctgagagccgctgccactccaagatgctctttttatacccagttatgttaatgacctattgccagttgacctaatgagttgcaatttggtcctccagctgttccttttttgtacctttaacttttccagcctcttattgcccctgtcccaacttttttgagatgtgttgctgtcatgaaatttcaaatgagccaatatttggcatgaaatttcaaaatgtctcactttcgacatttgatatgttgtctatgttctattgtgaatacaatatcagtttttgagatttgtaaattattgcattccgtttttatttacaatttgtactttgtcccaacttttttggaatcggggttgtacgtcgaCTCGACCTTCAACCTGTGCATGTGCTATGTgtcatgctatcgcctgcctcgctaggcatgatcatgatgatgCACagatctctacacacacacagctgtgactcgagtcagctGTATAACTTGAAATTGTGATAACAGTTCATGATATATTTAGGATCTTTCGTGACTGATTCACACCATGTCCATTTTTGAtgtcacaagatacattgcttaatcaatgggggAAGTActttatgtcacatgagccatcactggccaatccctgcacaggaattttttgatgagggatataatacaAATTATTGCATATGctgtaatatatatacacaccagaTTGTCTGGCCTCCTGTGCTGATATCCGGTCTCCTGTAAGGACCATCTCCATGGCCAGTGACTTCCCCACTGCCCGAGTGAGCCTCTGAGTACCACCAGCACCTGTACACAAAAATATCCATTTACACCATCAGCTATTTACAACCATGGTTGTACCATCACAACAGTGGTTTAGTAGATACAGACATACTTCACTATGTTTACCTGGAATGGTTCCTAATAAGATTTCAGGTTGTCCAAACTGTGCTTTTTCTCCAGCATAGATTATGTCACACATCATAGCCAACTCACAACCTCCTCCAAGCTGCAAGGAGATGACTGGTTCAATGGTTAAGATTTTAgctttcaataaaaaaaaatatattcaaGAAGAAAGGAAATGTAAAGTCGAAAATATTTCTTGACTCACAGCAAATCCATTTACAGCAGCTATAACTGGCTTTTTAACCGTTGATACTTTGTTCCAGTGTGCCAAAAAGTTGCCACTGAAGCACTCCTGAAAAGTTCTGTTCTGCATTTCTTTAATGTCAGCACCCGCTAAACAAAAGTGGCATTTAATTGCAATCTGTATAACCCACGATTGTTACAATTAAACAAAAATGGCCAGATAATATTAGGTCTAAGCTCATGTTGCATACCTGCAAAAGCTCGTTCACTGCCTGTGATGACTACTGCACCAACCTCAGTGTCCTGTTCAAAGGTGTCCAAGGCCTTACCCACTTCAAGCATTAGGCCATCGCAGAGAGCATTCAAGGCCTTGGGCCTGTTTAACTGTATGAAACCAACATTCTTCTTTTCACCTTTTTTGTCAACCAGTATATACTGATACTGTccacctacaaaaaaaaaagaagacaaggaTTAATTTCATATACGAGTCCATCCTATTCATAGACTCTTTTAAAAACTAATTAGTTGCTTCCTTGAAgtatcctctttttttttttttttacgaaaacataATTACTGGTTGAGTGCTTTGCACACCACAAAAGTGGCAGGCCTACTAACTATACTGCTCAAAATGGTCATTTAGGAAAAGGGTAAGATTTTTTAGATTGGAAATATACATAAGGATAAGATCATGCTCAGAGTAGAGCAAACTAAAATAACAGGCTTCATGAGGGCATAAACATGCACCAAAATGTTCATAAGTGGAAGAAAACTGCATATTATTTTTAGTAAATATCAGTATAGCTTCTGGACAGTGTTGAATGTTGGTTTTAGAAGAAGCTATGATATATTGCATCCAAAATCCAATGGTCAGTTTGCTATATACATTTCCCGTATCTTCTAGTCCAGTGGTTctcaaaatacaaccccaatttcaaaaaaaagttaggatgctgtgtaaaacaaataaaaacagaatgcaatgatttgcaaatcatggaaaccctatatttaatttaaaatagtacaaagacaagatgttgaaactgagaattattttttaaacagttcattttgaatttagtgccagcaacacatttaaaaaaagttggtacggggcaacaaaagactggaaaagttgtgtaatgttaaagacccactgacaactttttacaccacgtaatatgtgtatttattgttttattgctgtattgtgaaataaaatatccaaaactcaacttgaataaagggtcgtctttgtagaaaatcaagaatttcagagccgattttgtgttttttgccccggcttctacaagcgccatgagccatttgcccgtttttgccgctagggcgagtgacgtcacatcagtgtatgtcgttctggattgcatgaaaacaaaacatgaagcagggaagctatcgagattgtctgccctcacgtctattaaagattctgtttaaacagcataacgtcttaaacatatggtcctggtcacgtcacactattggtcccactccaaaaaagatcaaagctcctgttagatcatgttagatacagtagctaccagaagtttaggtcatatttatgcagaaatatcaaaaactctaaagggttcacaaactttcaaaacatgccggatgacatcttatatctatcactccacacatatatcatgtatattatcctaactaaatatcagggatgcaaacagcgcgccttttggcggatggcgcctttttcacggctgaatcgcgcagatctgaatttttgtgtgtgtgtgggggggggggggggggggcgcgttggagtgtctgattataatttcaaagtaaattctgtattaaaattactaaataagcaaatccgttacagtccatgaaacaggaagtataaggatgaggaaaaaacggtttaaatcgggaagctgcgcacatttgtgcagcctgagcggcaggactgcgcaaatgtgcgcagcttcccgatttaaaccgttttttcctcatccttatacttcctgtttcatggactgtaacggatttgcttatttagtaattttaatacagaatttactttgaaattataatcagacactccaacgccccccccccaaaaaaaaaaaattcggatctgcgcgattcagccgtgaaaaaggcaccatccgccaaaaggcgcgctgtttgcatccctgaaatatatgaaacaaggtattggcctttcagttgttgtacattactggtattagctgctttggcctattgataagtaatatgcaatggtataagacgcatttgtgacattacaacaaattttaaacaacatacatgtattgaataacaacacatagccatGTACCCTGGCTCattctcttttggcaaaggcaccaccggactttcgctttttgaccgccccttcagggggtctgctgtcatccgtttctcttttgacagattgattcgacccgggcctgtcaaacaacgtcggcacagctgactcctccaacaccagtggataagttggatcaaacgttcttcgagttctggacgacaaagtgaaacagtgctcctcgaaatgtgctgaacagagacgtgaccattttgttgacttccagttcgcacctgttttggaaacgtttctttcccactcttttgctatttcagggtgttttttccaaggaaaggaatggagtttcactccttccgacgtggtgttagaacacccgtaagccacacatataatcccttttcggttagacgccatttaactttttcacgcaaggaaatcacaaaaccacagctcaatatcacaaaaacgacacactgatgtgacgtcacttccggcatctctgaatgagcccagttcttatccaggtcaatctcccggcgtgaaatttaaaattacttctgatgtttaaaacggacagttaaaccaagaattaaaaccagaatgtatctttggagtcatatattgtttgtttaaaaattaatacgaaatgactgtcagtgggtctttaaaaaaataatttggttaattggcaacaagtcAGTAACACGATTGGGTATAGAGTCTgagtctcttagaagtaaagatggggaggggttcaccgctctgtgaaagactgtgtggacaaacagtgcaacaatttaagaataacgttcctcaacgtAAAATTGCCAAGAACTTGTGGATCACATTGTCTATGATATTatgtatcattaaaagattcagataatctggaaaaatctccatacacaagggacaaggccaaaaaccaacactggatgctccatgatcttcaggccctcaggtaacAAAGCAGacgcgtgtctgtagtggaaatcactgtatgggatcAGGAACACTtccgaaaaccatcatctgtcacCACAGTTCatccactgcatccacaaatg
This window contains:
- the echs1 gene encoding enoyl-CoA hydratase, mitochondrial; the encoded protein is MAVFCRSAVSVLKPVNLLPFAPAAIRQCSSGGQYQYILVDKKGEKKNVGFIQLNRPKALNALCDGLMLEVGKALDTFEQDTEVGAVVITGSERAFAAGADIKEMQNRTFQECFSGNFLAHWNKVSTVKKPVIAAVNGFALGGGCELAMMCDIIYAGEKAQFGQPEILLGTIPGAGGTQRLTRAVGKSLAMEMVLTGDRISAQEARQSGLVSKVFPVDQLVSEAVKCGEKIASNSKLVSAMAKEAVNAAFELTLTEGSRFEKRLFHATFATEDRKEGMSAFVEKRKADFQDK